A region from the Variovorax sp. V93 genome encodes:
- a CDS encoding branched-chain amino acid ABC transporter permease: MKKISLVVYGVLLLALVAAPFIGFYPVFVMKVLCFALFACAFNLLLGYTGMLSFGHAAFLGGSAYLTGHALKVWHLTPELGLIAGTLAGALLGLVFGWLAIRRQGIYFSMITLALAQMMYFVALQAPFTGGEDGLQSVPRGKLFGLIDLRDDLTMYYVALVIVVAAFLLIARTVHSPFGQVLKGIKENEPRAISLGYDVNRFKLLAFVISAALSGLAGSLKTLVLGFASLSDVHWTASGHVILMTLVGGLGTLSGPLVGSAVVVLLENKVGDFGSFMAHLTGVDWFNTLGESVTMVTGLIFVICVLAFRRGIMGEVIAFLDRRKGRKA; encoded by the coding sequence ATGAAGAAAATATCGCTCGTCGTCTACGGGGTGCTGCTGCTGGCGCTCGTTGCCGCACCCTTCATCGGCTTCTATCCGGTGTTCGTGATGAAGGTGCTGTGCTTCGCGCTCTTCGCGTGCGCCTTCAACCTGCTGCTGGGCTACACCGGCATGCTGTCCTTCGGCCATGCCGCGTTCCTGGGCGGCTCGGCCTATCTCACGGGCCATGCGCTCAAGGTCTGGCACCTCACGCCCGAGCTCGGCCTGATCGCGGGCACGCTGGCCGGTGCGCTGCTCGGGCTGGTGTTCGGCTGGCTGGCGATTCGCCGCCAGGGCATCTATTTCTCGATGATCACGCTGGCGCTCGCGCAGATGATGTACTTCGTCGCGCTGCAGGCGCCGTTCACGGGCGGCGAGGACGGGCTGCAGAGCGTGCCGCGCGGCAAGCTCTTCGGCCTCATCGACCTGCGCGACGACCTCACGATGTACTACGTGGCGCTGGTGATCGTGGTGGCGGCCTTCCTGCTCATTGCGCGCACCGTGCATTCGCCGTTCGGGCAGGTGCTCAAGGGCATCAAGGAGAACGAGCCGCGCGCCATCTCGCTCGGCTACGACGTCAACCGCTTCAAGCTGCTGGCCTTCGTGATCTCGGCCGCGCTGTCGGGCCTGGCCGGCTCGCTGAAGACGCTGGTGCTCGGCTTCGCTTCGCTGAGCGACGTGCACTGGACCGCTTCGGGCCACGTGATCCTGATGACGCTGGTGGGTGGCCTCGGCACGCTGTCGGGCCCGCTGGTGGGCTCGGCGGTGGTGGTGCTGCTGGAAAACAAGGTGGGCGATTTCGGCAGCTTCATGGCGCACCTCACCGGGGTCGACTGGTTCAATACGCTCGGCGAGTCGGTCACCATGGTCACGGGCCTGATCTTCGTGATCTGCGTGCTGGCGTTCCGCAGGGGCATCATGGGCGAGGTCATCGCTTTCCTCGATCGCCGCAAGGGCAGGAAAGCCTGA
- a CDS encoding bifunctional UDP-sugar hydrolase/5'-nucleotidase, with amino-acid sequence MHASLKHLAMAGVVLATLSACGGSSSNSNGFIPFIPPPAPAPAPSPAPAPATPGSMDVKLIAFNDLHGNLEPPRLSITAPARQGGTVAVPAGGAAYLASAIASLKAKNENNAVVSAGDMIGASPLVSALFLDEPTIEAVNAMKIDFNAVGNHEFDKGQTELLRMKNGGCAKNTPLEPCRVNKAFPGANFGFLAANTVKTDGTTLFPATGMKSFTKDGATVKVAFIGMTLKGTPSIVTPAGVAGLSFKDEADTANALIPQLKAQGADAIVVVVHEGGTTTVGYNDKSCAGLSGDILPILDKLDASVDVVISGHTHRSYVCDYGKTNPAKPFLLTSAGQYGTLLTDINLTIDTRTRKVTAKSADNVIVQGEAYISGANTVAVTDQYPVFGKNQEVAALVSQYLSVAAPLVQRVVGTLSGPATRTQTTSRESVLGNLIADAQLAATSASNKGGAQIAFMNPGGVRADLVPAGDGSVTYGQIFSVQPFGNSLVVKTMTGAQIKAVLEQQFNSGSNTVASPRVLLPSRSLSYSYSLSAPAGSRISNMALNGTAMSDGASYRVTMNSFLATGGDNFTVFNQGTDTLGGDQDVDALEAYIKANSPLAPPAANRITALP; translated from the coding sequence ATGCACGCATCGTTGAAACATCTCGCCATGGCGGGGGTGGTCCTGGCCACCTTGTCCGCATGCGGCGGAAGCAGCAGCAATTCGAACGGGTTCATTCCCTTCATTCCGCCGCCCGCACCAGCACCGGCGCCCTCCCCGGCGCCGGCTCCCGCCACGCCCGGCAGCATGGACGTGAAGCTCATTGCCTTCAACGACCTGCACGGCAACCTCGAGCCGCCCCGGCTTTCCATCACCGCGCCGGCCAGGCAGGGCGGCACGGTCGCGGTGCCCGCGGGCGGCGCCGCGTACCTCGCTTCGGCCATCGCGTCGCTCAAGGCGAAGAACGAGAACAATGCCGTGGTCTCGGCCGGCGACATGATCGGCGCCTCGCCGCTGGTCTCGGCGCTGTTCCTCGACGAGCCCACCATCGAAGCCGTGAACGCGATGAAGATCGACTTCAACGCGGTCGGCAACCACGAATTCGACAAGGGCCAGACCGAACTGCTGCGCATGAAGAATGGCGGCTGCGCCAAGAACACGCCGCTGGAGCCCTGCCGCGTGAACAAGGCCTTCCCGGGTGCCAACTTCGGCTTCCTGGCGGCCAACACCGTGAAGACCGACGGCACCACGCTGTTTCCCGCCACGGGCATGAAGAGCTTCACCAAGGACGGCGCCACGGTGAAGGTGGCATTCATCGGCATGACGCTCAAGGGCACGCCCAGCATCGTGACGCCGGCCGGCGTCGCGGGCCTGAGCTTCAAGGACGAGGCGGATACGGCCAATGCGCTGATCCCCCAGCTGAAGGCCCAGGGCGCGGACGCCATCGTGGTCGTGGTCCACGAAGGCGGCACGACCACGGTGGGCTACAACGACAAGAGCTGCGCCGGCCTGAGCGGCGACATCCTGCCGATCCTAGACAAGCTCGACGCCTCGGTCGACGTGGTGATCTCGGGCCACACGCACCGCTCCTACGTCTGCGACTACGGCAAGACCAATCCGGCCAAGCCCTTCCTGCTCACCAGCGCCGGCCAGTACGGCACCCTGCTGACCGACATCAACCTGACGATCGACACGCGCACCCGCAAGGTCACGGCCAAGTCGGCCGACAACGTGATCGTCCAGGGCGAGGCCTACATCAGCGGCGCGAACACGGTGGCCGTGACCGATCAGTACCCGGTGTTCGGCAAGAACCAGGAAGTGGCCGCGCTCGTCAGCCAGTACCTGTCGGTCGCGGCGCCGCTGGTGCAGCGGGTGGTGGGCACGCTCTCCGGCCCGGCCACGCGCACGCAGACGACCTCGCGCGAAAGCGTGCTGGGCAACCTGATCGCCGATGCGCAGCTCGCCGCGACCAGCGCCAGCAACAAGGGCGGCGCGCAGATCGCGTTCATGAACCCGGGCGGCGTGCGTGCCGATCTCGTGCCGGCCGGCGACGGCAGCGTGACCTATGGCCAGATCTTCAGCGTGCAGCCCTTCGGCAACAGCCTGGTGGTGAAAACGATGACCGGCGCGCAGATCAAGGCCGTGCTCGAGCAGCAGTTCAACAGCGGCAGCAACACGGTCGCTTCGCCGCGGGTGCTGCTGCCTTCGCGCAGCCTGAGCTACAGCTACAGCCTCTCGGCGCCCGCGGGCTCGCGCATCAGCAACATGGCGCTCAACGGAACCGCGATGAGCGACGGCGCGAGCTACCGCGTGACGATGAACAGCTTCCTGGCCACCGGCGGCGACAACTTCACGGTCTTCAACCAGGGCACCGACACGCTCGGCGGCGACCAGGACGTGGACGCCCTCGAGGCCTACATCAAGGCGAACAGCCCGCTGGCGCCGCCCGCGGCCAACCGCATCACGGCACTGCCTTGA
- a CDS encoding lipocalin-like domain-containing protein: MPPPAFANLSRRSLLLAALAAAPAGWALPARTLQFPRDFGSHPDLQTEWWYITGHAKTPVGRGFGFQVTFFRSRVEATQSLRSAFAARHLVFAHAAVTDLEGRVLLHDQRIARAGFGIASAGEADTDVRLRDWSLVRKEDGVYSARVPAGEFSLDLRFTPTQPVLLQGKAGLSRKGPEEAQASYYYSEPQLKTQGRLALKGQAFDVDGTAWLDHEWSEALMHPEAVGWDWIGMNLDDGSALTAFRLRRRDGSALWAGGSFRTRDGTLRVFGHDEVSFDGANTWTSPRTQARYPTQWHVQTPSGSFNVRALLDDQELDSRGSTGGVYWEGLSDLVDAQGRRVGRGYLEMTGYAAPLRL; the protein is encoded by the coding sequence ATGCCGCCGCCTGCCTTCGCCAATCTCTCCAGGCGCAGCCTGCTGCTCGCGGCGCTGGCCGCTGCGCCCGCAGGCTGGGCGCTGCCCGCGCGCACGCTGCAGTTCCCGCGCGACTTCGGCAGCCACCCCGATCTGCAGACCGAGTGGTGGTACATCACGGGCCACGCGAAGACCCCGGTGGGACGCGGATTCGGCTTCCAGGTGACCTTCTTCCGCTCGCGCGTCGAGGCAACGCAAAGTCTGCGCTCGGCCTTCGCGGCCAGGCACCTCGTGTTCGCACATGCGGCCGTCACCGACCTCGAAGGCCGCGTGCTGCTGCATGACCAGCGCATTGCGCGCGCGGGCTTCGGCATTGCTTCGGCCGGCGAAGCCGACACCGACGTGCGCCTGCGCGACTGGTCACTGGTGCGCAAGGAAGATGGCGTCTATTCGGCGCGCGTCCCGGCCGGCGAGTTCTCGCTCGACCTGCGATTCACGCCTACGCAGCCGGTGCTGCTGCAAGGCAAGGCCGGGCTCTCGCGCAAGGGCCCCGAAGAGGCGCAGGCGAGCTACTACTACAGCGAGCCGCAGCTCAAGACACAAGGCAGGCTGGCGCTCAAGGGCCAGGCCTTCGACGTCGATGGCACCGCCTGGCTCGACCATGAATGGAGCGAGGCGCTGATGCATCCCGAGGCCGTGGGCTGGGACTGGATCGGCATGAATCTGGACGACGGCAGCGCCCTCACCGCCTTTCGCCTGCGGCGCCGCGACGGCAGTGCGCTGTGGGCCGGCGGATCGTTCCGCACCCGCGATGGCACGCTGCGCGTTTTCGGCCACGACGAGGTGAGCTTCGACGGTGCGAACACGTGGACCAGCCCGCGCACACAGGCAAGGTACCCGACCCAGTGGCACGTGCAGACCCCATCGGGCAGCTTCAACGTGCGCGCGCTGCTCGACGACCAGGAGCTCGACAGCCGCGGCTCCACCGGCGGTGTGTACTGGGAAGGCCTGAGTGACCTCGTCGATGCGCAAGGCCGCCGCGTCGGCCGCGGCTACCTGGAGATGACCGGCTACGCCGCACCCTTGCGGCTCTGA
- a CDS encoding ABC transporter substrate-binding protein, with amino-acid sequence MQTKLKIIALMLGAAGLASHAVQAQEKVVIGYISDLSGLYADLEGKGGATAIQMAIDDMGGKVLGQPVEVLSVDHQNKPDIAASKAREWIDTAGATMIFAGTNSGVALATAKVAQEKKRVFFTNGAATSALTNAQCSPYTVHYAYDTVALAKSTGGAVVDTGGKSWFFLTADYAFGHALEADTAKVVKAKGGSVVGTVRAPLNASDFSSFLLQAQNSKAQVLGLANAGGDFINSMKASKEFGIDKSMKIAGLLVFLTDVKSLGLPATQGLLHTTSWYWDADEESRKWAARYEAKTKNKPTDIQAADYSATMAYLKAVEAVKSTDADKVMAYLKKTPINDFYAKGVIRADGRMVHDMLLAEVKKPSESKGPWDLLKIVKKVPGDQVYTTKEESTCALWK; translated from the coding sequence ATGCAAACCAAGCTCAAAATCATCGCTCTCATGCTCGGGGCCGCGGGTCTTGCGAGCCATGCCGTGCAGGCGCAGGAGAAGGTCGTCATCGGCTACATCAGCGACCTGTCGGGCCTGTACGCCGACCTGGAAGGCAAGGGCGGCGCAACGGCCATCCAGATGGCCATCGACGACATGGGCGGCAAGGTGCTCGGCCAGCCGGTGGAGGTGCTGAGCGTCGACCACCAGAACAAGCCCGACATCGCCGCCTCCAAGGCGCGCGAGTGGATCGACACGGCCGGTGCCACGATGATCTTCGCAGGCACCAATTCGGGCGTGGCGCTGGCCACCGCCAAGGTGGCGCAGGAAAAGAAGCGCGTGTTCTTCACCAACGGCGCGGCCACCTCGGCGCTGACCAACGCGCAGTGCAGCCCCTACACCGTGCACTACGCCTACGACACCGTCGCGCTGGCCAAGAGCACCGGCGGCGCGGTGGTCGACACCGGCGGCAAGAGCTGGTTCTTCCTGACGGCCGACTATGCCTTCGGCCATGCGCTCGAAGCCGACACCGCCAAGGTCGTCAAGGCCAAGGGCGGCTCGGTGGTGGGCACGGTGCGCGCGCCGCTCAATGCATCGGACTTCTCCTCCTTCCTGCTGCAGGCGCAGAACTCCAAGGCGCAGGTGCTGGGCCTGGCCAATGCCGGCGGCGACTTCATCAACTCGATGAAGGCATCGAAGGAATTCGGCATCGACAAGTCGATGAAGATCGCAGGCCTGCTGGTGTTCCTCACCGACGTGAAGAGCCTGGGCCTGCCGGCCACGCAGGGCCTGCTGCACACCACCAGCTGGTACTGGGACGCCGACGAAGAGTCGCGCAAGTGGGCCGCGCGCTACGAAGCCAAGACCAAGAACAAGCCGACCGACATCCAGGCCGCCGACTACTCGGCCACCATGGCCTACCTCAAGGCCGTGGAGGCGGTGAAGAGCACCGATGCCGACAAGGTCATGGCCTACCTCAAGAAGACGCCGATCAACGACTTCTACGCCAAGGGCGTGATCCGCGCCGACGGCCGCATGGTGCACGACATGCTGCTGGCCGAGGTCAAGAAGCCGTCCGAATCCAAGGGTCCGTGGGACCTGCTGAAGATCGTCAAGAAGGTGCCGGGCGACCAGGTCTACACGACCAAGGAAGAAAGCACCTGCGCGCTCTGGAAGTAA
- a CDS encoding penicillin acylase family protein produces MRTIHLRPTSRRSLGQRHSIGATALAALVLTGCASGPPGVQTPPRAPSSFAVPGLEKPAEVLVDRWGVPHLYAGTLYDAFVAQGFIAARDRLWQMDLWRKRGLGEMARDFGPAWVESDRAARAVLYRGDMYREWLAYGSDAKRVAEAFTAGVNAYVAQVRAQPALLPKEFALLGYQPSLWSAEDVVRIRHHGLTLNFTSEIDRARAFCAGGQGIKADWLRRELDPPITPKVPVGLDPCTLPAAELRAAYLRATEPPRFTKDNTRLAGTATASALLPPGSAEAAARSAEEEQERQQALQGDPTAAYGSNNWVIAPRLTATGRPILANDPHRAHGVPSLRYMAHLSAPGMDAIGAGEPFLPGLSIGHNGTIAFGLTRFYMDQEDLYVYQLNPRNPNEYRYQGRWEPMTRVTERIAVRGESAPREVVNTFTRHGPVLLSEPGKRRAFALRAAWLEPGMAPYFGSMDYMRAQNWDQFRAAMNRWGAPGENQVYADRHGNVGWIPGGLTPIRPNWDGLMPVPGDGRYEWSGFRNGDELPSEFNPARGYVVTANENNIPPDHPAAKKGIGYEWSDGARARRLKELFEKKAASGSRFTLEDSERMQNDIVATPAQRLLKLLAGLRGDDARTAAGLRLLQGWDGTMDRDSAAAALYEVWSAKTLRAAVLKAGAGEAAASLAAPGDNTRMVLLLENPFGWVSDAQRDALLLETLPPAMQELTAKLGPDMSAWKWGALHRAEFRHPLGGVVDAATRKKLEVGDWPMSGSAFTPMAASYRANDYKLASGASFRMVLDVGNWDASRAINTPGQSGDSDSPHYRDLAPLWLEGKYVPLVYSRSAVERETVERIRLVPSLQ; encoded by the coding sequence ATGAGAACAATACACCTGCGCCCCACGTCGCGGCGCTCGTTAGGTCAAAGGCATTCCATTGGCGCCACAGCGCTCGCGGCCCTCGTGCTCACGGGCTGTGCATCGGGGCCTCCGGGTGTGCAGACGCCACCGCGCGCGCCGTCGTCCTTCGCGGTGCCCGGCCTGGAGAAGCCGGCCGAGGTGCTGGTCGACCGCTGGGGCGTACCGCATCTCTATGCCGGCACGCTCTACGACGCCTTCGTTGCGCAGGGCTTCATTGCCGCGCGCGACCGGCTCTGGCAGATGGACCTCTGGCGCAAGCGCGGCCTCGGCGAAATGGCCAGGGACTTCGGCCCCGCCTGGGTCGAGAGCGACCGCGCCGCGCGCGCCGTGCTCTACCGCGGCGACATGTACCGCGAATGGCTGGCCTACGGCTCCGATGCCAAGCGCGTGGCCGAGGCCTTCACGGCCGGCGTCAACGCCTATGTGGCGCAGGTGCGCGCGCAGCCGGCGCTGCTGCCGAAGGAATTCGCGCTGCTGGGCTACCAGCCGTCGCTCTGGTCGGCCGAGGACGTGGTGCGCATTCGCCATCACGGCCTCACGCTCAACTTCACGTCCGAGATCGACCGCGCGCGCGCCTTCTGTGCCGGCGGCCAGGGCATCAAGGCCGACTGGCTGCGCCGCGAGCTCGATCCGCCGATCACGCCCAAGGTGCCCGTGGGGCTCGACCCCTGCACCCTTCCGGCGGCCGAGTTGCGCGCGGCCTACCTGCGCGCCACGGAGCCGCCGCGCTTCACCAAGGACAACACGCGGCTGGCCGGCACCGCGACCGCATCCGCGCTCCTGCCGCCCGGCAGCGCCGAAGCCGCGGCACGCAGCGCCGAAGAGGAGCAAGAGCGGCAGCAGGCTCTGCAAGGCGATCCGACGGCCGCCTATGGCAGCAACAACTGGGTCATCGCGCCGAGGCTCACGGCCACCGGGCGCCCGATCCTCGCCAACGATCCGCACCGCGCCCACGGTGTCCCGAGCCTGCGCTACATGGCGCATCTCAGCGCGCCCGGCATGGACGCCATCGGCGCCGGCGAGCCCTTCCTGCCGGGCCTTTCGATCGGCCACAACGGCACTATCGCCTTCGGCCTCACGCGCTTCTACATGGACCAGGAAGACCTGTACGTCTACCAGCTGAATCCGCGGAACCCCAACGAATACCGCTACCAGGGCCGATGGGAGCCGATGACGCGCGTCACCGAGCGCATCGCGGTGCGCGGCGAGAGCGCGCCGCGCGAGGTGGTGAACACCTTCACGCGCCACGGCCCGGTGCTGCTGTCCGAGCCCGGCAAGCGGCGTGCCTTCGCGCTGCGCGCCGCATGGCTCGAGCCCGGCATGGCGCCGTACTTCGGTTCGATGGACTACATGCGCGCGCAGAACTGGGACCAGTTCCGCGCCGCCATGAACCGCTGGGGTGCGCCCGGCGAGAACCAGGTCTATGCCGACCGCCATGGCAACGTCGGCTGGATACCTGGCGGCCTCACGCCGATCCGCCCCAACTGGGACGGCCTGATGCCGGTGCCGGGCGATGGCCGCTACGAGTGGTCGGGCTTTCGCAACGGCGACGAACTGCCCTCGGAGTTCAACCCCGCGCGCGGCTATGTCGTGACCGCGAACGAGAACAACATTCCGCCCGATCATCCGGCGGCGAAGAAGGGCATCGGCTACGAATGGAGCGACGGTGCGCGTGCGCGCCGGCTCAAGGAACTGTTCGAGAAGAAAGCGGCCTCGGGCTCGCGCTTCACGCTCGAGGATTCGGAGCGCATGCAGAACGACATCGTTGCCACGCCGGCCCAGCGGCTGCTCAAGCTGCTGGCTGGCCTGCGCGGCGACGATGCGCGCACGGCTGCCGGGCTGCGGCTGCTGCAAGGCTGGGACGGCACCATGGACCGCGACAGCGCCGCCGCTGCGCTGTACGAGGTGTGGAGCGCCAAGACGCTGCGCGCGGCAGTGCTCAAGGCCGGTGCGGGCGAAGCCGCGGCCTCGCTGGCTGCGCCGGGGGACAACACGCGCATGGTGCTGCTGCTGGAGAACCCTTTCGGATGGGTCAGCGATGCGCAGCGCGATGCGCTCCTGCTGGAAACCCTGCCGCCCGCGATGCAGGAACTCACGGCCAAGCTCGGGCCCGACATGTCGGCGTGGAAGTGGGGCGCGCTGCACCGCGCGGAGTTCCGCCATCCGCTCGGCGGCGTGGTCGACGCGGCCACGCGCAAGAAGCTGGAAGTCGGCGACTGGCCGATGTCGGGTTCGGCTTTCACGCCCATGGCGGCGAGCTACCGCGCGAATGACTACAAGCTCGCGTCGGGGGCTTCGTTCCGGATGGTGCTGGATGTGGGGAATTGGGATGCCTCGCGGGCGATCAATACGCCGGGGCAGTCGGGGGATTCCGACAGTCCGCACTATCGGGATCTGGCGCCGCTCTGGCTTGAGGGGAAGTATGTGCCGCTGGTGTACAGCCGCTCTGCGGTGGAGAGGGAGACTGTGGAGCGGATTCGGTTGGTGCCTTCTTTGCAGTGA
- a CDS encoding PLP-dependent cysteine synthase family protein translates to MQQTPFSSSCGGWLGGAIRRIEADYQRSADTHLIPLPLPALAAVGIDLYLKDESTHPTGSLKHRLARSLFLYALCNGWVREGTTIVEASSGSTAVSEAYFARLLGLPFIAVMPRSTSPEKVAQIAFYGARCHFVDHAAQVYEEAHALAEQTGGHYMDQFTYAERATDWRGNNNIAESMFQQMARERHPVPAWIVVGAGTGGTSATIGRYVRYRCHDTQVCVPDPEGSVFSAYHRTGDATLTAAGSRIEGIGRPRVEPSFIRSLVDRMIEVPNLDSVAAMHALSALLGRKVGPSTGTNFVGMLAIAGEMRAAGRQGSILSLLCDAGERYLPSYHDAAWVQNAFGDIGPAQQRIDALVAG, encoded by the coding sequence ATGCAGCAAACACCCTTCTCTTCCTCCTGCGGCGGCTGGCTTGGCGGCGCGATCCGCCGCATCGAGGCTGACTACCAGCGCAGCGCCGACACGCACCTGATCCCGCTGCCGCTGCCCGCGCTTGCCGCGGTCGGCATCGACCTCTACCTGAAGGACGAGTCGACCCATCCCACCGGCAGCCTCAAGCACCGGCTCGCGCGTTCGCTCTTCCTCTATGCGCTGTGCAACGGCTGGGTGCGCGAGGGCACCACCATCGTCGAGGCCTCGAGCGGCTCGACGGCGGTCAGCGAAGCCTATTTCGCGCGGCTGCTGGGCCTGCCCTTCATCGCCGTGATGCCGCGCAGCACCTCGCCCGAGAAGGTGGCGCAGATCGCCTTCTATGGCGCGCGCTGCCACTTCGTCGACCATGCGGCGCAGGTCTACGAGGAAGCGCACGCGCTCGCCGAGCAGACCGGCGGCCACTACATGGACCAGTTCACCTATGCCGAACGCGCCACCGACTGGCGCGGCAACAACAACATCGCCGAAAGCATGTTCCAGCAGATGGCGCGCGAGCGGCATCCGGTGCCGGCCTGGATCGTGGTGGGGGCGGGCACCGGCGGCACCAGCGCCACCATCGGGCGCTATGTGCGCTACCGCTGCCACGACACGCAGGTGTGCGTGCCCGATCCCGAAGGCTCGGTGTTCTCGGCCTACCACCGCACCGGCGATGCCACGCTGACGGCGGCAGGCTCGCGCATCGAAGGCATCGGCCGGCCGCGCGTGGAGCCGAGCTTCATCCGCTCGCTGGTCGACCGCATGATCGAGGTGCCCAATCTCGATTCGGTGGCCGCGATGCATGCGCTCTCGGCATTGCTCGGCCGCAAGGTGGGCCCGTCGACCGGCACCAACTTCGTCGGCATGCTGGCCATTGCAGGCGAGATGCGCGCGGCCGGCCGGCAAGGCTCCATCCTTTCGCTGCTGTGCGATGCGGGCGAGCGCTACCTGCCGAGCTATCACGATGCGGCCTGGGTGCAGAACGCGTTCGGCGACATCGGCCCGGCGCAGCAGCGCATCGACGCACTGGTCGCGGGGTGA
- a CDS encoding branched-chain amino acid ABC transporter permease, with product MNISMPALLSQLLLGLVNGSFYAILSLGLAVIFGLLNVINFAHGALFMMGAVLSWMAMNYFNVNYWVMLVAAPIIVGLFGVLIERLLLRWIYKLDHLYGLLLTLGLTLLIEGGFRSVYGVSGLAYSTPEALSGGTNLGFMFLPNYRAWVVVASLVVCFATWYAIEKTRLGAYLRAGTENPRLVEAFGVNVPLMVTLTYGFGVALAAFAGVLAAPVIQISPLMGQNLIIIVFAVVVIGGMGSIMGAILTGLGLGVIEGLTKVFYPEASATVVFVIMVVVLLIRPAGLFGSEK from the coding sequence ATGAATATTTCCATGCCTGCCCTGTTGAGCCAGCTCCTGCTGGGGCTGGTCAACGGGTCGTTCTACGCGATCCTGAGCCTGGGGCTGGCGGTGATCTTCGGGCTGCTCAACGTCATCAACTTCGCGCATGGCGCGCTGTTCATGATGGGGGCGGTGCTGTCGTGGATGGCGATGAACTACTTCAACGTCAACTACTGGGTCATGCTGGTGGCGGCACCGATCATCGTCGGCCTGTTCGGCGTGCTGATCGAGCGGCTGCTGCTGCGCTGGATCTACAAGCTCGACCACCTCTACGGCCTCCTGCTCACGCTCGGCCTCACGCTGCTGATCGAAGGCGGCTTCCGCTCGGTGTACGGCGTCTCCGGCCTGGCCTACAGCACGCCCGAGGCGCTGAGCGGCGGCACCAACCTGGGCTTCATGTTCCTGCCCAACTACCGCGCGTGGGTGGTGGTGGCGTCGCTGGTGGTGTGCTTTGCCACCTGGTATGCGATCGAGAAGACGCGGCTTGGCGCCTACCTGCGCGCCGGCACCGAGAACCCGCGGCTGGTCGAGGCCTTCGGCGTCAACGTGCCGCTGATGGTGACGCTGACCTACGGCTTCGGCGTGGCGCTGGCGGCCTTTGCCGGCGTGCTCGCGGCGCCGGTGATCCAGATCTCGCCGCTGATGGGGCAGAACCTGATCATCATCGTGTTCGCGGTGGTCGTGATCGGCGGCATGGGCTCGATCATGGGCGCCATCCTCACGGGCCTGGGGCTCGGCGTGATCGAGGGGCTGACCAAGGTGTTCTATCCGGAGGCTTCGGCCACCGTGGTGTTCGTGATCATGGTCGTGGTGCTGCTGATCCGCCCGGCCGGCCTGTTCGGCAGCGAGAAGTGA
- a CDS encoding ABC transporter ATP-binding protein, protein MTAALEIKDLHAWYGESHVLHGVNMVVQPGEVVTLLGRNGAGRTSTLRAIMGLTGSRKGSIEVNGAQTIGMATHRIAHLGIGYCPEERGIFASLSAEENLLLPPPLKSSKGVGQGMSVAEIYEMFPNLAERRHSPGTRLSGGEQQMLAVARILRTGAKLLLLDEISEGLAPVIVQALARMIHTLRAKGYTIVMVEQNFRFAAPLADRFYVMEHGRMVEAFGARELDAKMPVLSELLGV, encoded by the coding sequence ATGACCGCGGCCCTGGAAATCAAGGATCTGCACGCCTGGTACGGCGAATCGCACGTGCTGCACGGCGTGAACATGGTGGTGCAGCCCGGCGAGGTCGTCACGCTGCTCGGGCGCAACGGCGCGGGGCGCACCAGCACGCTGCGCGCCATCATGGGCCTGACCGGCTCGCGCAAGGGCAGCATCGAAGTCAACGGCGCGCAGACCATCGGCATGGCCACGCACCGCATCGCGCACCTGGGCATCGGCTACTGCCCCGAGGAGCGCGGCATCTTCGCGAGCCTCTCGGCCGAGGAGAACCTGCTGCTGCCGCCGCCGCTCAAGAGTTCGAAGGGCGTGGGGCAGGGCATGTCGGTGGCCGAGATCTACGAGATGTTCCCCAACCTGGCCGAGCGCCGCCATAGCCCGGGCACGCGGCTTTCGGGCGGCGAGCAGCAGATGCTGGCGGTGGCGCGCATCCTGCGCACCGGCGCCAAGCTGCTGCTGCTCGACGAGATCTCCGAAGGCCTGGCGCCCGTCATCGTGCAGGCGCTCGCGCGGATGATCCACACGCTGCGCGCCAAGGGCTACACCATCGTGATGGTGGAGCAGAACTTCCGCTTTGCCGCACCGCTGGCCGACCGCTTCTACGTGATGGAGCACGGCCGCATGGTCGAGGCCTTCGGCGCCAGGGAGCTCGACGCCAAGATGCCCGTGCTCAGCGAACTGCTGGGTGTGTAG